One genomic window of Heptranchias perlo isolate sHepPer1 chromosome 12, sHepPer1.hap1, whole genome shotgun sequence includes the following:
- the LOC137327790 gene encoding uncharacterized protein translates to MLHLSVLHLLSAPPVSAPPVSTPPISAPPVNAPPVNVPPVGYPPVNAPPVNAPPVGAPPVVAPPVCALPVGAPPVNAPPVGYPPVNAPPVNAPPVNAPPVGAPPVNAPPVGSPPVSSPCVNAPPVGAPPVNGPPVNGPPVNGPPVGSPPVSSPPVSSPPVNAPPAQCSTCSMLNSPSVNAPPVKSPSAHAPLAQFSTFQCSTCQCSWESWSVLLFCTILAPS, encoded by the coding sequence ATGCTCCACCTATCAGTGCTCCACCTGCTCAGTGCTCCACCTGTCAGTGCTCCACCTGTCAGTACTCCACCTATCAGTGCTCCACCTGTTAATGCTCCACCTGTCAATGTTCCACCTGTCGGTTATCCACCTGTCAATGCTCCACCTGTCAATGCTCCACCTGTCGGTGCTCCACCTGTCGTTGCTCCACCTGTCTGTGCTCTACCTGTCGGTGCTCCACCTGTCAATGCTCCACCTGTCGGTTATCCACCTGTCAATGCTCCACCTGTCAATGCTCCACCTGTCAATGCTCCACCTGTCGGTGCTCCACCTGTCAATGCTCCACCTGTTGGTTCTCCACCTGTCAGTTCTCCATGTGTCAATGCTCCACCTGTTGGTGCTCCACCTGTCAATGGTCCACCTGTCAATGGTCCACCTGTCAATGGTCCACCTGTTGGTTCTCCACCTGTCAGTTCTCCACCTGTCAGTTCTCCACCCGTCAATGCTCCGCCTGCTCAATGCTCAACCTGCTCAATGCTCAATTCTCCATCTGTCAATGCTCCACCTGTCAAATCTCCATctgctcatgctccacttgcTCAGTTCTCCACCTTTCAATGCTCCACCTGTCAATGCTCCTGGGAGTCTTGGTCTGTGTTGCTATTTTGCACCATCCTGGCTCCATCATAA